Proteins from a genomic interval of Callospermophilus lateralis isolate mCalLat2 chromosome 1, mCalLat2.hap1, whole genome shotgun sequence:
- the Timm29 gene encoding mitochondrial import inner membrane translocase subunit Tim29: MATAALKRFWSRGRGEGGVEAGNAAVAVKPGVWARLGDWARALLRDYAEACRDAVAAARARPGRAAVYMGLLGGAAACCALAPSEEAFEEALLDASGTLLLLAPATRNRDSESFLQRLLWLRGRGRLRHVNLGFCSLVYEAPFDSQASLYQARCRYLQPRWVDFPGRILDVGFVGHWWILSTRMRDCDINDDEFLHLPAHLRVVGPHQLHSEANERLFDEKYQPVVLTDDQVDQALWEEQVLQKEKKDRLVLSQADSLVQSQVAR, from the exons ATGGCGACGGCTGCTCTGAAGAGATTTTGGTCCCGAGGCCGCGGAGAAGGGGGCGTTGAGGCTGGAAATGCTGCCGTGGCGGTAAAGCCAGGCGTGTGGGCGCGGCTGG GCGACTGGGCCCGCGCGCTGCTCCGGGACTACGCAGAGGCTTGCCGGGACGCGGTGGCTGCGGCGCGGGCTCGGCCGGGGCGCGCAGCAGTGTACATGGGCCTGCTGGGCGGCGCCGCAGCCTGCTGCGCTCTGGCGCCGAGTGAGGAGGCCTTTGAGGAGGCGCTGCTCGATGCGTCTGGGACTCTCCTGCTGCTAGCGCCAGCCACTCGCAACCGCGATTCCGAAAGCTTCCTGCAGCGGCTCCTTTGGCTGCGGGGCCGCGGTCGTCTGCGCCACGTGAATCTGGGGTTCTGCTCGCTCGTGTACGAGGCGCCCTTCGACTCCCAGGCCAGCCTCTACCAGGCCCGCTGCCGCTACCTGCAGCCCCGCTGGGTCGACTTCCCCGGCCGAATCCTGGATGTGGGCTTCGTGGGCCACTGGTGGATACTGAGCACCCGGATGCGTGACTGCGACATCAACGATGACGAGTTCCTGCACCTGCCGGCACATTTGCGCGTGGTCGGACCCCACCAGCTGCACTCCGAGGCCAATGAGCGGCTCTTCGATGAGAAGTACCAGCCTGTTGTGCTCACCGACGATCAGGTGGACCAGGCGCTGTGGGAGGAGCAGGTGTTGCAAAAGGAGAAAAAGGACAGGCTTGTCCTGAGCCAGGCCGACTCACTAGTGCAGTCGCAGGTCGCAAGATGA
- the Yipf2 gene encoding protein YIPF2: MAAADGLAFHEFEEATNLLAETPDASTTSRSDQLTPKGHVVVAVGSGGSYGVEEEVEEEGDKTALLQEEKPQPGFWTFSYYQSFFDVDTSQVLDRIKGSLLPWPGHNFVRHHLRNRPDLYGPFWICATLAFVLAVTGNLTLVLAQRRDPSVHYSPQFHKVTVAGITIYCYAWLVPLALWGFLRWRKGVRERMGPYTFLETVCIYGYSLFIFIPTVVLWLIPVPWLQWLFGALALTLSAAGLVFTLWPVVREDTRLVAAVLLSTVVVLHALLAMGCKLYFFQPLPPEHVAPPSQATSLPPNILPTPTMTRSMATS; encoded by the exons ATGGCAGCGGCTGACGGGTTGGCCTTCCACG AATTTGAGGAAGCTACTAATCTTCTGGCTGAGACCCCAGATGCATCTACCACCAGCAGAAGTGATCAGCTGACCCCCAAAGGGCACGTAGTTGTGGCTGTCGGCTCTGGTGGCAGCTATGGAGTAGAGGAAGAGGTGGAGGAAGAGGGTGACAAGACAGCG CTTTTACAGGAGGAGAAGCCACAGCCGGGATTCTGGACATTCAGCTACTATCAGAGCTTTTTTGACGTGGATACCTCACAG GTCCTAGACCGAATCAAAGGCTCACTCCTACCTTGGCCTGGCCACAACTTTGTACGGCACCATCTGCGAAACCGTCCAGATCTGTATG GCCCTTTCTGGATCTGTGCCACCCTGGCCTTCGTCCTGGCAGTCACTGGCAACCTGACCCTGGTGCTGGCCCAGAGGAGGGACCCCTCTGTCCACTATAGCCCCCAATTTCATAAGG TAACTGTGGCAGGTATCACCATCTATTGCTATGCGTGGCTTGTGCCACTGGCGCTATGGGGTTTCCTGCGGTGGCGCAAGGGCGTCCGGGAACGCATGGGACCTTACACTTTCCTAGAGACCGTGTGCATCTATGGCTACTCCCTCTTCATCTTTATCCCCACTGTG GTCCTGTGGCTCATCCCTGTGCCATGGCTGCAGTGGCTTTTTGGGGCACTGGCCTTGACCTTGTCAGCTGCTGGGCTGGTGTTCACCCTCTGGCCTGTTGTCCGTGAAGACACTAGACTGGTGGCTGCAGTGCTACTGTCCACTGTGGTGGTGCTCCATGCCCTCCTGGCCATGGGCTGTAAG CTGTACTTCTTCCAGCCACTGCCTCCAGAACACGTTGCACCTCCATCTCAAGCCACATCTCTGCCCCCAAACATACTACCGACACCCACCATGACCCGGTCCATGGCAACCTCCTAG